In Oncorhynchus nerka isolate Pitt River linkage group LG21, Oner_Uvic_2.0, whole genome shotgun sequence, the genomic window CTGTGTGAAAGGCCTGCACAAGGACACCCTGGACATCCTCCAGATGGACATCACTGACCAGCAGTCCATTCTGGATGCCagggacagggtcagggagaagaggGTGAACATTCTGGGTATGACCAGAGTCATGACTTACAGCAATATTGTTAtatcgggtgtgtgtgtgtggttgtgtgtgcgaAACAGAAGAACAGATGTCCTTCACATCTTTACATCAACGACAATTTCTTTACATGTGTACAGCATACAGGATGTCATGTGCTCTGGctttctgtttgtctgtggtATTCATGTTGGCAGTGTGTAATGCTGGTGTGGGGTTGATGGGGCCGCTGGAGGCCCAGTCCCTGGCCACCATGAGGCGGATCCTGGAGGTCAACCTCCTGGGCACCATCAGCACCATCCAGGCCTTCCTACCAGGGATGAAGGCCCAGGGCCATGGACGCGTCCTGGTCACTGGCAGCATCGGTGGGctacagggtgagagagagagagcagggctggggTGACAGGAGGGGGAATGGGATGAAATTACCCTTAGACACTGCTCTGAGGTCAGATGTGGGGGTTTGTTTAGTATTTATTGCCATGATAATCACATATCTGTGATTATTGTATTGTAGGACTCCCCTTTAATGAGGTGTACTGTGCCAGTAAGTTTGCAGTAGAGGGCGCCTGTGAGAGTCTGGCCATTCTCCTGCAGCACTTCAACATCCAGTGAGTCCAGACAGTCATCAGCTCATGTATCCCTTTGTCAGTGTTTCATTTTGGATGTGCACTGTATCTGTGTTGGTACTGATTGACTCCATCCACCGTCGTGCAGTGTGAGTCTTATTGAGTGCGGCCCTGTCAACACGGATTTCCTGGACAACCTGCAGAGGGCAGAGCCAGGGGACTCTTCGCTGCAGCAGGTCGACGCCCACACACGCAGCCTCTATGACACGTACCTGCAACACTGTGGGATGGTGTTCCAGAACGCAGCTCAGGACACAGAGGACATTGTGAAGGTACGGGTACTGCTAACTTGACATCTATTAGTTATTTAGCTGATCTGATAAAGGtgctcctccctgtctccagtgCATACTgcatgtacatacatacagtatattatactaGATATTTATAGATTTTCTATGGAAGTGTAAGTAGTACTGATGAGTAGATTTAATAGCTGGACCCCTCTCAATACAGGTATTT contains:
- the LOC115103611 gene encoding estradiol 17-beta-dehydrogenase 1-like; this encodes MEQTVVLITGCSSGIGLSLAVRLASDPAKMYKVYATMRNLAKKERLLDCVKGLHKDTLDILQMDITDQQSILDARDRVREKRVNILVCNAGVGLMGPLEAQSLATMRRILEVNLLGTISTIQAFLPGMKAQGHGRVLVTGSIGGLQGLPFNEVYCASKFAVEGACESLAILLQHFNIHVSLIECGPVNTDFLDNLQRAEPGDSSLQQVDAHTRSLYDTYLQHCGMVFQNAAQDTEDIVKVFLDAIQSSNPAFRYYTNNALIPLSSPKISALDGSQYIRNMSKIIFSTNGKGEQK